A genomic window from Candidatus Deferrimicrobium borealis includes:
- a CDS encoding TIGR04283 family arsenosugar biosynthesis glycosyltransferase, translating to MTGISVIIPVLNEEASIARAIRSCREAGPCEVVVVDGGSGDRTVEIARALADAVIAAPRGRAAQMNAGAAVARGGVLLFLHADTLLPVGSVPSVFSALQDPAVIGGAFRVRLAASSGAGRYVRATLGITGRAIGARARVTRTFTGDQAIFVRAETFRSVGGYPEIPLMEDVELSRRLRRAGKTVLLPLRVETSGRRWEAWGPLRTVLFMWFLRTGYLLGWTPSRCADAYRRGPALTRRGPAPPTSSAGG from the coding sequence GTGACCGGCATTTCCGTGATCATCCCGGTGCTGAACGAGGAGGCGTCGATCGCCCGCGCGATCCGGTCGTGCCGGGAGGCGGGGCCGTGCGAGGTGGTCGTCGTCGACGGGGGGAGCGGGGACCGGACGGTGGAGATCGCGCGCGCGCTGGCCGACGCCGTGATCGCCGCTCCGCGGGGGAGGGCGGCGCAGATGAACGCGGGCGCGGCCGTCGCCCGCGGGGGGGTCCTCCTCTTCCTGCACGCGGACACCCTCCTGCCCGTCGGATCCGTTCCCTCCGTGTTCAGCGCGCTGCAAGACCCGGCGGTGATCGGCGGCGCCTTCCGCGTCCGGCTGGCCGCGTCCTCCGGCGCGGGCCGGTACGTCCGTGCCACGCTCGGGATCACGGGGCGGGCGATCGGGGCGCGGGCGCGCGTCACGCGGACGTTCACGGGAGACCAGGCGATCTTCGTGCGGGCGGAGACGTTCCGCTCCGTCGGCGGCTACCCGGAGATCCCGCTGATGGAGGACGTCGAGCTGTCGCGGCGGTTGCGGCGGGCGGGAAAGACGGTCCTGCTGCCGCTGCGCGTGGAAACGTCGGGACGCCGCTGGGAAGCGTGGGGGCCCCTCCGGACCGTCCTGTTCATGTGGTTCCTCCGGACCGGCTACCTCCTCGGGTGGACGCCGTCGCGATGCGCCGATGCGTACCGCCGCGGACCGGCACTCACGCGTCGGGGACCGGCTCCTCCCACGTCATCCGCAGGGGGGTGA